A single Defluviitalea saccharophila DNA region contains:
- a CDS encoding flagellar export chaperone FliS: protein MMENRTAQIANATPGQLIIITYEIIIETLEEAQKQLAVKDEKKFKRTIDKAQKLLRELMDSLDLSYSISLDLMELYLYINKTIIKGYISLKEEPLEEAKKLLNTLLIGWKQAVATEEGKGPVIENAQQIYAGLTYGKGSLNESVMENTNRGFKA, encoded by the coding sequence ATGATGGAAAATAGAACCGCACAGATTGCGAATGCAACACCGGGACAGCTGATTATTATTACCTATGAAATCATTATAGAAACCCTAGAAGAAGCGCAAAAACAACTTGCGGTAAAAGATGAGAAAAAATTTAAGAGAACTATTGATAAGGCTCAAAAATTACTGAGAGAATTAATGGATTCCTTAGATTTATCCTATAGTATTTCATTAGATTTAATGGAACTATACCTATATATTAATAAAACTATTATTAAAGGTTATATTTCTTTAAAAGAAGAGCCTTTAGAAGAAGCAAAGAAACTTCTAAATACCCTTTTAATAGGCTGGAAACAGGCTGTAGCTACTGAAGAAGGAAAAGGTCCTGTTATTGAAAACGCACAGCAAATTTATGCGGGACTTACCTATGGAAAAGGGAGTTTAAATGAGTCTGTAATGGAAAATACAAACAGAGGATTTAAAGCTTAA
- a CDS encoding flagellin, producing MRINHNIPALRALHQLGRTNGVMDKTMERLSTGLRINRAADDAAGLAISQKMDTQVRGLKQANRNAMDGISLIQTAEGALNEVHAMLQRIRELAVQISNGTYDSQDRRAVQDEVKQLQDEIQRISDHIEFNERKLLNGEIDRRAFPNDETVANIISLSDTVEPGNYSLVITDVATKALATNTGAVNLGSFPITDAHAGTININGEEVKIEVGDTADEVFNKLRNLCETVGVNITAHTGSTAGAVTKFDNGTYLKLEAKEYGSEYSITINSTNKTLLDHLGLQSEKVSGEDAKATISSAEDGFSSTATVSTRGQVITVTDIDGFEMKFEAKKAGNVAFNVLDAGPLDLQIGANEGQFMEIRIQNLSPQALGIDKINLSTADGAQKAITVVDEAINMISSVRSKLGAYQNRLEHTVANLDVAAENMTSSLSRIQDADMAQEMSEYTQKNVVSQAGMAMLAQANQRPQQILQLLQG from the coding sequence TTGAGAATTAATCATAATATTCCAGCTCTTAGAGCTCTTCATCAATTAGGTAGAACAAATGGTGTAATGGACAAGACCATGGAAAGATTATCTACAGGTCTTAGAATTAATCGCGCTGCTGATGACGCAGCAGGATTGGCCATTTCTCAAAAAATGGATACCCAGGTAAGAGGATTAAAGCAAGCGAATAGAAATGCCATGGACGGTATTTCTCTTATTCAAACTGCAGAAGGCGCATTAAATGAAGTGCATGCAATGCTCCAAAGAATTAGAGAATTGGCTGTTCAAATATCCAATGGAACCTATGATTCTCAGGACAGAAGGGCAGTTCAGGATGAAGTTAAACAGCTTCAAGATGAAATTCAAAGAATTTCAGACCATATCGAATTTAATGAAAGAAAATTATTAAATGGTGAAATTGACAGAAGAGCATTCCCTAATGATGAAACGGTGGCTAATATTATATCTTTAAGTGATACAGTAGAACCGGGAAATTATAGCCTTGTAATTACTGATGTTGCTACAAAAGCTCTCGCTACTAATACTGGAGCTGTAAATCTTGGCTCATTCCCTATTACTGATGCACATGCAGGTACAATTAATATTAACGGGGAAGAAGTAAAAATTGAGGTAGGCGATACAGCAGATGAAGTGTTTAATAAGTTAAGAAACCTTTGTGAAACAGTAGGTGTTAATATAACGGCACATACTGGATCAACTGCTGGAGCTGTAACGAAGTTTGATAACGGAACATACTTGAAATTAGAAGCGAAAGAATATGGTTCTGAATATTCCATAACAATTAATTCGACAAATAAAACATTATTAGATCATTTAGGACTTCAATCAGAAAAGGTATCTGGAGAAGATGCCAAAGCTACTATTTCTTCAGCTGAAGACGGTTTTTCATCAACAGCAACTGTTTCAACAAGAGGACAAGTCATTACTGTTACAGATATTGATGGTTTTGAGATGAAATTTGAAGCTAAGAAAGCAGGCAATGTTGCATTTAATGTATTGGATGCAGGTCCGCTGGATTTACAAATTGGAGCCAATGAAGGACAGTTTATGGAAATTCGTATCCAAAACTTATCTCCACAGGCACTTGGAATAGATAAAATTAATTTATCCACTGCCGATGGAGCACAAAAGGCAATCACTGTAGTAGATGAGGCGATTAATATGATTTCTTCTGTACGTTCAAAACTCGGGGCATATCAAAACCGCCTTGAACATACGGTAGCGAACTTAGATGTAGCTGCAGAAAACATGACATCTTCCCTATCCAGAATTCAAGATGCGGATATGGCACAGGAAATGTCTGAATACACTCAAAAGAATGTGGTTTCTCAAGCTGGAATGGCTATGCTTGCTCAGGCAAATCAAAGACCACAGCAGATCTTACAATTACTTCAAGGCTAA
- a CDS encoding DUF6240 domain-containing protein codes for MIASVQNRDLVIRQNEIDVSTSMPRDWKQGDVLEGKIISCEENTAIIEIEGNQLQVKTSQKLGEEGSTLKLKVESISKGEVRLKPMEEEEIRPIKQYDRIKSILRKEAIPISEQNIEIAQKMIENGVTVEKEIFDKVIQAKKQIDQLINTMTREEVKELLESPYDIEKISIDVVTRFLSKSGRTKQKISDKEIEEELKNYIDHEEKNIKKAVKALLENDLPVTKKNIDSLILVQEKIETVKTMDDKAIAQFIKRDLPATLNNVYASVFSSGKEEPSTKSKSPYQDVGMHFEPVDFEVTKEEIISLLKAQQIPTEEEYIEAAEILIKNHIEVDKEKVQAIVTLKRQISRINEEDLLDQSAQLLKENKNPGKIELIDHQYRPVEKPLTHEEMKQLLQDIKEIDDEDIKKLIKRNMPINLKNLRGEKGSEIKDEVKLEKESIEQNPSFITAKRQLEEIRLKMTLEAAVKLNQKIQIDTAPLKEVVEELKALEKEYYGDCLKKAGAEPSKENIEQLEALYKKIEGIKELDERVLPKVIKKEINFIIDDLYKEQLKEEIIEPFKAETAVSAYEEMHTKPEQRFGDTIRKIENQIETLLKDQEIEPTKENIRCARILIQNAIDVTEENILHLKLLDEKVNYVGANLHPTIAAEMIKEGFRPDQIPIDEVIDYIKDFEEILGSDVRDKLNEFILQMDEDKALTQEEREGMIGIYRMLHTIEKSNGKVIGWLMKNNMSLTLNNLMEGAKYLARTGGRRQDMDVSIDDKFGVIEELNFPEKSIKAQLEKAFGGKEISNKNQGVITPKVLEDLYKEQISGEISNQSNEEVTLKDKSLESNKELKVKDHVRQPEEQKEPNIEKELRVKEDIRKIEEQIELVLKEAEIEPTKENIRYAKILRQNKLEVTKENITELKKMDMQVMSIQENLRLNNEEGIRTINQAIDYIRETAAQREDILEEALQKELTEFLGQIDKAMALTKEQKESIINIYNALNKLEISNTNQEVITPKILEALYKEQILGAISSQSNEEVRLKDQNVERSQETRLKEIEEERIKSVLKEAEIETTKENIRYGKILRQNDIEVTKQNILSLKNLDNQIMQNLQFGATTEMIKLDYFERIVEDFSKLASPEQLKEWLKSNPEFLEEDLETIYREYVKEEFIKKSFLPNALGESASDFSSVTDEDIKEFLNTIGSLKKVKQATLIFMEKNQIPVNIKNLQIVSSMIENPFEFGDNLEKLNEIIKESSAKEDIHKIIREAVNDLKNDKEVEEVLDEVKEKVKEIKEDLLNSSSGQKQNAWKTGNDIEKIMDIQKQIQKQEGFYQIPILINDKITNMNIYVMKDRKNEKQLQKEGLSAFISMDTEHLGTIRMYIHMDEKNVDFKISGESKEITDYLKSQEGSLRNSIEQIGYKVVKGQIKEEVNENIDKNPLLIPIKKHLDSGFEIII; via the coding sequence ATGATCGCTTCAGTACAGAATAGGGATTTAGTGATTAGACAAAACGAAATAGATGTTAGTACCTCCATGCCAAGGGATTGGAAGCAGGGAGATGTATTAGAAGGAAAGATTATTTCCTGTGAAGAAAATACAGCCATTATAGAAATAGAAGGAAATCAGCTGCAAGTAAAAACGAGCCAAAAGTTAGGGGAAGAAGGAAGCACTCTTAAACTTAAGGTAGAAAGTATCTCTAAGGGTGAAGTTCGCTTAAAGCCTATGGAAGAGGAAGAGATACGACCAATAAAACAGTATGATAGAATTAAATCTATATTAAGAAAAGAAGCCATCCCTATCTCTGAGCAAAATATTGAAATTGCACAAAAGATGATAGAAAATGGCGTTACAGTAGAAAAAGAAATATTTGATAAAGTCATTCAGGCAAAAAAACAAATCGATCAACTCATCAATACAATGACGAGGGAAGAGGTTAAAGAACTTCTTGAAAGCCCATACGACATTGAAAAGATATCCATTGATGTTGTTACCAGATTTCTCTCAAAAAGTGGAAGAACTAAACAAAAGATTTCAGATAAAGAAATAGAAGAAGAATTAAAGAACTATATCGATCATGAAGAAAAGAATATTAAAAAAGCAGTTAAAGCTTTACTTGAAAATGATTTGCCTGTTACTAAGAAAAATATTGATTCTTTAATCTTAGTACAAGAGAAAATAGAAACAGTAAAAACAATGGATGATAAAGCCATTGCTCAGTTCATTAAAAGAGACTTACCCGCTACCCTTAATAATGTATATGCATCTGTTTTTTCTTCTGGCAAAGAAGAACCTTCAACAAAATCTAAATCCCCTTATCAAGATGTGGGGATGCATTTTGAGCCTGTGGATTTCGAGGTTACCAAAGAAGAAATCATATCTCTTTTAAAGGCTCAACAAATTCCTACGGAAGAAGAATATATAGAAGCAGCAGAAATTTTAATAAAAAATCATATTGAAGTAGATAAAGAAAAAGTTCAAGCCATTGTTACATTAAAGAGACAAATAAGTCGGATCAATGAAGAAGATTTGTTGGATCAGAGCGCACAGCTCTTAAAAGAAAATAAAAATCCGGGAAAAATTGAACTTATAGACCATCAATACCGCCCTGTAGAAAAACCTTTAACCCATGAAGAAATGAAACAGCTTCTTCAAGATATAAAGGAAATAGATGACGAAGACATTAAGAAATTAATTAAAAGAAATATGCCTATCAATCTTAAGAATCTTAGGGGAGAAAAAGGCAGTGAAATAAAGGATGAAGTAAAGTTAGAGAAAGAAAGTATAGAACAAAATCCAAGCTTTATTACTGCGAAAAGACAATTAGAAGAAATACGATTGAAAATGACTTTAGAAGCTGCTGTTAAACTGAATCAAAAAATACAAATTGATACAGCACCGCTTAAAGAAGTGGTTGAAGAGCTTAAAGCATTAGAAAAGGAGTATTATGGTGATTGTCTTAAAAAAGCAGGGGCAGAACCCTCAAAAGAAAATATAGAGCAGCTGGAAGCACTCTATAAAAAGATCGAAGGTATTAAAGAGCTGGATGAGAGAGTCCTGCCTAAGGTAATCAAAAAAGAAATTAACTTTATTATTGATGATTTATATAAAGAACAGCTAAAAGAAGAAATCATCGAACCTTTTAAAGCTGAGACGGCAGTATCTGCGTATGAAGAAATGCACACAAAGCCGGAGCAAAGATTTGGAGATACCATAAGAAAAATTGAAAACCAAATAGAAACTTTACTTAAAGACCAAGAAATCGAACCTACTAAAGAAAACATAAGATGTGCAAGAATATTAATTCAAAACGCTATCGATGTCACCGAGGAAAACATCCTTCATTTAAAACTTCTGGATGAAAAAGTGAACTATGTCGGTGCAAATCTTCATCCTACGATTGCAGCAGAAATGATCAAAGAGGGCTTTAGACCGGATCAGATCCCCATAGACGAAGTCATAGACTATATTAAAGATTTTGAAGAGATACTGGGTTCTGATGTTCGGGATAAATTGAATGAGTTTATTCTGCAAATGGATGAAGACAAAGCCCTGACACAGGAAGAAAGAGAAGGTATGATAGGTATTTATCGTATGCTTCATACCATTGAAAAAAGTAATGGTAAAGTAATCGGATGGTTAATGAAAAACAACATGAGTTTAACATTAAACAACCTGATGGAAGGGGCAAAATATCTTGCCAGAACCGGTGGCAGAAGACAAGATATGGATGTATCCATAGATGATAAATTTGGAGTTATAGAAGAACTTAATTTCCCTGAAAAAAGCATTAAAGCTCAGCTGGAAAAAGCATTTGGAGGGAAAGAAATATCTAATAAAAATCAAGGAGTTATAACCCCTAAAGTGCTGGAGGATCTATACAAAGAACAAATATCAGGGGAAATATCCAATCAAAGCAACGAAGAAGTGACATTAAAGGATAAAAGCCTAGAAAGTAATAAAGAGCTTAAAGTAAAAGATCATGTAAGACAACCAGAAGAACAAAAAGAGCCTAATATTGAGAAAGAGCTAAGAGTTAAAGAAGACATTAGAAAAATAGAAGAGCAGATAGAACTCGTATTAAAAGAAGCAGAAATAGAACCAACAAAAGAAAATATTCGCTATGCAAAAATCTTAAGGCAAAATAAGTTAGAAGTGACAAAGGAAAATATCACAGAACTCAAAAAAATGGATATGCAGGTTATGTCTATTCAAGAAAACCTTCGACTTAATAATGAAGAAGGAATCAGAACTATCAATCAAGCAATTGACTATATAAGGGAAACAGCAGCACAAAGAGAAGATATATTAGAGGAAGCATTACAAAAAGAGCTTACAGAGTTTCTGGGACAAATAGACAAAGCAATGGCATTAACAAAGGAACAAAAGGAAAGCATTATAAATATTTATAATGCTCTGAATAAATTAGAGATAAGCAATACCAATCAAGAAGTAATTACTCCTAAGATTCTAGAAGCTTTATACAAAGAACAGATTTTAGGAGCCATCTCAAGTCAGAGTAATGAAGAAGTGAGATTAAAGGATCAAAATGTAGAGAGAAGCCAAGAAACCAGATTAAAAGAAATCGAAGAAGAACGAATAAAATCAGTACTCAAAGAAGCAGAAATAGAGACAACCAAGGAAAATATTCGCTATGGGAAAATACTAAGGCAAAACGATATCGAAGTAACAAAACAAAATATCCTGAGCCTGAAAAACCTGGACAATCAGATAATGCAAAATCTTCAGTTTGGTGCAACCACAGAAATGATAAAATTAGATTATTTTGAAAGAATCGTCGAAGATTTTTCTAAGCTGGCATCACCGGAGCAATTAAAAGAATGGTTAAAAAGTAATCCTGAATTTCTGGAAGAGGATTTAGAAACCATTTATAGAGAATATGTCAAAGAAGAATTTATAAAAAAATCTTTCCTGCCAAACGCCTTGGGAGAAAGTGCTTCTGATTTTTCATCCGTCACCGACGAAGACATAAAGGAATTCCTGAATACTATAGGCAGTCTTAAGAAGGTCAAACAAGCTACTCTTATTTTTATGGAGAAGAATCAAATTCCTGTTAATATAAAAAACTTACAAATTGTATCTTCTATGATCGAAAATCCTTTTGAATTTGGAGACAATCTAGAAAAACTCAATGAAATCATAAAAGAATCAAGTGCAAAAGAAGATATTCATAAAATCATAAGAGAAGCCGTAAACGATCTAAAAAATGATAAAGAAGTAGAAGAAGTTTTAGATGAGGTTAAAGAAAAAGTAAAAGAGATAAAAGAAGATTTACTCAACTCCTCGTCAGGGCAAAAACAAAATGCATGGAAGACGGGAAACGATATCGAAAAAATAATGGATATTCAAAAACAGATCCAAAAGCAAGAGGGATTTTATCAAATACCTATTTTAATAAACGATAAAATTACAAACATGAATATCTATGTCATGAAAGACAGGAAAAATGAAAAACAATTACAAAAAGAAGGCTTAAGTGCATTTATATCCATGGATACAGAACATTTGGGTACTATTCGGATGTATATTCATATGGATGAAAAAAATGTAGACTTTAAAATCAGCGGAGAGTCGAAAGAAATTACCGATTATCTTAAATCCCAGGAAGGTAGTCTTAGAAACTCCATTGAACAAATAGGTTACAAAGTCGTAAAAGGGCAAATTAAGGAAGAAGTAAATGAAAATATTGACAAGAATCCTTTGCTCATCCCAATCAAGAAACATTTAGATTCAGGCTTTGAAATCATTATTTAG
- a CDS encoding methyl-accepting chemotaxis protein, giving the protein MKWPLWIRINLLSSVTLLISILVYLVSRNFIISIVLLCIGYILQSIYVYLSVKPLKKVIQAVKEMQYGNGIENTNNKKPKNEIQFILDGINHIPKHVEEYTTNINNVLIEVEGIVERLKGNTEKNTRSIEEVANAIDEIAKGAVDQTHETESCVKMVNSFAEQLSKLQQSSIEMRKLFTNATKENEKGNEAVRQMEEKNSISGQAVQDIEKSILYLNEQVQAISHMLSGITQISDQTNLLALNAAIEAARVGEKGRGFAVVSDEIRKLAESSGVLAKKMEENIANISSQSEYTVAAMNNVKSANESQNTAFTQVKEVFAEIFNSFETIDKKTSEISVYIEDMKQYGDRMVTAIENIASVSEETAACSQQVSAAVQETVTNSQQIEEETEFLNMMAQALQVETQKFNI; this is encoded by the coding sequence ATGAAGTGGCCATTATGGATCCGAATTAATCTTCTTTCAAGTGTGACATTGTTGATCTCAATTTTAGTCTATTTGGTTTCTCGCAATTTTATTATCAGCATCGTACTTTTATGTATTGGATATATTCTGCAAAGCATTTATGTATATTTATCAGTTAAGCCTTTAAAAAAGGTAATCCAGGCTGTTAAAGAAATGCAATATGGAAACGGAATTGAAAATACAAATAACAAAAAACCAAAAAATGAGATTCAATTCATATTGGACGGGATTAACCATATTCCTAAGCATGTAGAGGAATATACAACAAATATAAACAATGTGCTTATAGAAGTAGAGGGCATTGTTGAACGATTAAAAGGAAATACAGAAAAAAATACTCGATCCATAGAAGAAGTAGCAAATGCAATTGACGAAATTGCAAAAGGTGCAGTAGATCAAACCCATGAGACAGAAAGCTGTGTTAAAATGGTTAATTCTTTTGCGGAACAGTTGAGTAAGCTGCAGCAATCTTCTATAGAAATGAGAAAGCTATTCACTAATGCTACAAAAGAAAACGAAAAGGGTAATGAAGCCGTAAGGCAGATGGAAGAAAAGAATAGTATCAGCGGACAGGCAGTGCAAGATATTGAAAAGTCCATTTTATATCTTAATGAGCAGGTACAGGCAATAAGCCATATGTTATCCGGTATCACTCAAATTTCTGACCAAACAAACCTATTGGCATTGAATGCTGCCATAGAGGCTGCTAGAGTAGGAGAGAAAGGAAGAGGCTTTGCGGTTGTATCCGATGAAATCAGAAAGTTAGCAGAGTCTTCTGGAGTTCTTGCGAAAAAAATGGAGGAGAATATTGCAAATATTAGCAGCCAAAGTGAATATACCGTTGCGGCAATGAATAATGTAAAGTCTGCCAATGAATCACAAAATACAGCATTTACCCAGGTTAAAGAGGTTTTTGCAGAAATATTTAATTCCTTTGAAACCATTGATAAAAAGACATCTGAGATTTCTGTTTATATTGAAGATATGAAACAATATGGAGACAGAATGGTTACAGCAATAGAAAATATTGCAAGCGTATCTGAAGAAACGGCAGCTTGTTCACAACAGGTATCAGCGGCTGTTCAAGAAACAGTAACGAATTCGCAACAGATTGAAGAAGAAACAGAATTTTTAAATATGATGGCTCAAGCTCTTCAGGTAGAAACACAAAAATTTAATATTTAA
- the ptsP gene encoding phosphoenolpyruvate--protein phosphotransferase has protein sequence MNFLKGVGVSPGIAIGRVFLKEDITIEIKNETIQDTESEIARFKDAIEKSKQQLQELYEYALEKVGKHEAQVFAAHTMILEDQELFESVYDKIRTENKNVEWALKEASDTYIKIFEEMDNEYLRERALDIRDVTLRMLRNLSGIEDNSLVLLKEPAIIIAKDLTPSDTAQMDKDKVIGFITEEGGKTSHSAIMARSLEIPAVAGLDSITLQVKHGDIVAFDGTEGKVFINPDEKTIELFKEKKERFEKRLQLFATLKNSEAITKDNVRLEIACNIGKPADVDRVIEKNADGVGLFRSEFLYMNRNDFPSEEEQFNAYKTVAQRMKQKPVVIRTFDIGGDKELSYLEFPKEMNPFLGCRAIRFCLGRIDLFKTQLRAILRASAFGNIKIMFPMISVFEELVYAKQILEEVKESLRNEGIAFNEGLEVGMMIETPSAALLADIFAKHVDFFSIGTNDLIQYTLAVDRLNPHVSHLYSPYNPSVLRSIKNIIDAAHKENIWVGMCGEAASDPKLVPVLIGLGLDEFSMNPASVLEVKWMIQQHSKEEMKAIAEQVLQFATSDEIERFLDTNEKIHLF, from the coding sequence ATGAACTTTCTTAAGGGAGTTGGAGTATCACCCGGAATAGCTATCGGCCGAGTATTTTTAAAAGAAGACATTACCATTGAAATCAAAAATGAGACAATACAGGATACAGAAAGTGAAATAGCAAGATTTAAAGATGCCATTGAAAAAAGCAAACAACAATTACAGGAACTGTACGAATACGCCTTAGAAAAGGTAGGAAAACATGAAGCTCAAGTTTTTGCTGCTCATACAATGATTTTAGAAGATCAGGAATTATTTGAGAGTGTATATGATAAAATCCGTACAGAAAACAAAAATGTTGAATGGGCGTTAAAAGAAGCCAGTGACACATATATTAAAATTTTCGAAGAAATGGATAATGAATATCTCAGAGAAAGAGCTCTGGATATAAGAGACGTTACTTTGAGAATGCTAAGAAATTTATCAGGAATTGAGGATAATAGCCTTGTGCTTCTTAAAGAACCAGCTATTATCATTGCAAAGGATTTAACTCCTTCTGATACTGCACAGATGGATAAGGATAAGGTAATCGGCTTTATTACAGAAGAGGGAGGAAAGACTTCTCACTCGGCTATTATGGCAAGATCCTTAGAAATTCCTGCCGTTGCAGGATTGGATAGCATTACATTGCAGGTTAAACATGGAGATATTGTAGCTTTTGATGGTACAGAAGGAAAAGTATTTATAAATCCGGATGAAAAAACCATAGAGCTTTTTAAAGAAAAGAAAGAAAGATTTGAGAAACGTCTTCAATTATTTGCAACGCTTAAAAATAGCGAAGCAATTACAAAAGACAATGTTCGCCTCGAAATTGCTTGTAACATTGGAAAACCAGCCGATGTTGATCGTGTAATTGAAAAGAATGCAGATGGTGTAGGATTATTTAGATCAGAGTTTTTATATATGAACAGGAATGATTTTCCTTCAGAAGAAGAGCAGTTCAATGCCTACAAAACGGTTGCTCAAAGGATGAAACAAAAGCCAGTAGTTATAAGAACCTTTGATATTGGCGGAGATAAAGAGTTAAGTTATTTAGAGTTTCCAAAAGAAATGAATCCTTTTTTAGGCTGCCGTGCTATTAGATTCTGTTTAGGAAGAATTGATTTATTCAAAACACAGTTAAGAGCTATTTTAAGAGCCAGTGCATTTGGAAATATTAAAATCATGTTTCCTATGATATCGGTGTTTGAGGAATTAGTTTACGCAAAACAAATTTTAGAGGAAGTCAAAGAATCCCTCCGTAATGAAGGTATCGCATTTAATGAAGGTTTGGAAGTAGGAATGATGATTGAAACTCCTTCCGCTGCATTACTTGCAGATATCTTTGCAAAACATGTTGACTTCTTCAGTATTGGAACCAATGACCTCATTCAGTATACCCTTGCTGTAGACCGTTTAAACCCTCATGTATCTCATTTATATAGCCCATATAACCCATCCGTATTAAGAAGTATTAAAAACATTATTGATGCAGCCCATAAAGAAAATATCTGGGTTGGCATGTGCGGTGAAGCAGCATCGGATCCGAAATTAGTACCTGTATTAATAGGCCTGGGACTGGACGAATTCAGTATGAATCCTGCCTCCGTTCTGGAAGTAAAATGGATGATTCAACAGCATTCTAAAGAAGAGATGAAAGCCATTGCAGAGCAGGTATTACAATTTGCAACATCGGATGAAATTGAAAGATTCTTAGACACCAATGAAAAAATTCACTTATTTTAA
- a CDS encoding HPr family phosphocarrier protein encodes MKQVEVVLTNDEGLHARPASIFSKVAFKFKSDIKVYKNGNKDKVYNPKSILSVLSMGGVKGDKLLITAEGEDEDLAVKELKKLVDNKFGE; translated from the coding sequence ATGAAACAAGTAGAAGTAGTACTCACTAATGATGAAGGATTACACGCAAGACCTGCTAGTATTTTTTCAAAAGTTGCTTTTAAGTTCAAATCAGATATTAAAGTGTACAAGAATGGAAACAAAGATAAAGTGTATAATCCCAAGAGTATTTTATCCGTATTAAGTATGGGTGGAGTAAAAGGAGATAAATTATTGATTACAGCAGAAGGTGAAGATGAGGACTTAGCTGTAAAGGAACTTAAAAAGTTAGTAGATAACAAGTTTGGCGAATAA
- a CDS encoding zinc-binding dehydrogenase, whose amino-acid sequence MKTRAVRLYGVNDLRLEEFELPEIKDDEILAQVISDSVCMSTYKAVIQGKKHKRVPDDIDVNPTIMGHEFAGIIVQVGAKWQDQFKPGDKFAIQPALNYKGSPYAPGYSYRFFGGNTTYTIIPPEVMELGYLLKYEGKGFYEASLAEPMSCIIGGFHANYHTETGKYVHHMGIVEGGKTAILAGAGPMGLGAIDYALHCDRRPSLLVVTDIDDNRLKRAEQLFPPEEAKKDGIDLIFVNTKNLDDPAKYLIDLTGGTGYDDVFVYAPVRALVEQGDKILGKDGCMNFFAGPTDTEFKAEVNFYNIHYTPTHIMGSTGGNADDMLESLRMSAQGLINPAVMVTHVGGLNCVADTILNLPNIPGGKKLTYSNVDMELTAIEDFAEKGKTDPFFAELAKIVEKHNGLWSAEAEAYLLEHKSIQ is encoded by the coding sequence GCACAAGTAATTTCAGATAGTGTATGTATGTCAACATATAAAGCTGTAATTCAAGGGAAAAAGCATAAGCGTGTTCCTGATGACATCGATGTAAATCCTACGATTATGGGACATGAGTTTGCAGGAATTATTGTACAAGTAGGTGCTAAATGGCAAGACCAATTTAAACCTGGTGACAAATTTGCAATTCAGCCCGCACTAAACTATAAAGGAAGCCCTTATGCTCCTGGATATTCTTATCGTTTCTTTGGTGGAAATACTACTTATACCATTATTCCTCCTGAAGTAATGGAATTAGGATACCTGTTAAAATACGAAGGAAAAGGCTTCTACGAAGCATCCTTAGCAGAGCCTATGTCATGTATCATAGGAGGATTCCATGCCAATTATCATACAGAAACAGGTAAGTATGTTCACCATATGGGAATCGTAGAAGGTGGAAAGACAGCTATCCTTGCAGGGGCAGGTCCTATGGGACTTGGTGCAATTGACTATGCTCTTCACTGTGATAGAAGACCTTCTTTACTGGTAGTTACAGATATCGATGATAATCGTTTAAAAAGAGCAGAACAATTATTCCCACCGGAAGAAGCAAAGAAAGACGGAATAGATCTTATCTTTGTGAATACGAAGAATTTAGACGATCCAGCTAAATACTTAATAGACCTTACTGGTGGAACAGGATATGATGACGTATTCGTATATGCACCGGTTAGAGCACTTGTTGAACAAGGGGATAAGATTTTAGGGAAAGACGGATGTATGAACTTCTTTGCAGGTCCTACAGACACTGAATTCAAAGCAGAGGTAAACTTCTATAACATTCATTATACTCCAACCCACATTATGGGCTCTACTGGAGGAAATGCAGACGATATGCTTGAATCCTTAAGAATGTCTGCTCAAGGATTAATCAATCCTGCCGTTATGGTTACCCATGTTGGAGGTCTTAACTGCGTTGCAGACACAATACTAAACCTGCCAAATATTCCAGGTGGTAAAAAATTAACCTATTCAAACGTAGACATGGAATTAACCGCTATAGAAGATTTTGCTGAAAAGGGCAAAACCGATCCATTCTTTGCTGAACTTGCTAAAATAGTAGAAAAGCATAATGGATTATGGTCAGCAGAAGCTGAAGCTTATTTATTAGAGCACAAAAGTATTCAATAA